In Candidatus Berkelbacteria bacterium, the following are encoded in one genomic region:
- the mraY gene encoding phospho-N-acetylmuramoyl-pentapeptide-transferase, with the protein MDFLDGGNFALAKTFWLATLSFLVAILWTPLFTDFLYKNRLGKRIRQTGFDEKNAPIFYSLHKHKENTPTMGGLLIWITAAVITLLMNLNRGQTWLPLFTLVSTGFVGAADDLMNIFGVGPNRGGLRFRWKLLLYTLIALVGAWWFFFKLEFSIISVPWLGQIEIGIWYIPIFIAVLVFTTFSANETDGLDGLAGGVMASCFAAYGIIALLQDKTELAAFCGTILGALLAFLWFNVYPARFFMGDTGAMALGMTLGVIAFLTDTVFILPIIAFVLWAEGLSAIIQILSKKLRQGKKIFLSAPIHHHFQAIGWPEPRVTMRFWIISAVMAMIGLFVEVVSR; encoded by the coding sequence ATGGACTTCTTAGACGGTGGCAACTTCGCACTTGCCAAGACATTCTGGCTCGCGACCCTCTCCTTTCTCGTGGCGATACTATGGACGCCGCTTTTTACTGACTTCCTTTACAAAAATCGACTAGGCAAACGGATTCGCCAAACAGGTTTTGACGAAAAAAACGCGCCAATTTTTTACTCGTTACATAAGCACAAGGAAAATACGCCCACGATGGGCGGCTTGCTGATTTGGATTACGGCCGCTGTTATTACCTTATTAATGAATCTTAACCGGGGCCAGACTTGGCTGCCGTTATTCACTCTCGTGAGTACCGGCTTTGTCGGTGCTGCCGATGATCTGATGAATATCTTTGGAGTCGGACCGAATCGTGGCGGCCTACGATTTCGCTGGAAACTTTTGCTTTACACGCTAATTGCCTTAGTTGGCGCCTGGTGGTTCTTCTTCAAGCTCGAATTCAGTATTATTTCCGTTCCTTGGCTGGGACAAATTGAAATCGGTATCTGGTACATCCCTATTTTCATCGCTGTTTTAGTTTTCACCACCTTCTCTGCCAACGAAACCGACGGCTTAGATGGGTTGGCGGGCGGAGTGATGGCGAGCTGTTTTGCTGCCTACGGCATTATTGCCTTGCTGCAAGACAAAACAGAGCTAGCGGCGTTCTGCGGCACAATACTAGGCGCCTTGCTCGCCTTCCTCTGGTTCAACGTTTATCCGGCAAGGTTCTTCATGGGGGATACTGGCGCTATGGCGTTAGGGATGACTTTAGGGGTAATAGCGTTTTTGACCGACACGGTGTTTATTCTGCCAATTATCGCTTTTGTACTCTGGGCGGAAGGACTCTCGGCGATTATTCAGATTTTGTCGAAGAAGCTTCGGCAAGGAAAGAAAATATTTCTCTCGGCGCCGATACACCACCATTTCCAGGCAATCGGTTGGCCGGAGCCGCGTGTCACGATGCGTTTTTGGATTATCTCCGCTGTCATGGCAATGATCGGACTTTTTGTCGAAGTAGTTAGCCGCTAA